The following are encoded in a window of Jeotgalibacillus aurantiacus genomic DNA:
- a CDS encoding glycosyltransferase, whose product MNEPVTVSIVVPVYKVEAYIRRCLDSLSNQTYPHLQIIVVNDGSPDQSGEIAEEYARLDSRIEVVHQLNQGLSGARNTGIQYAHGFYSMYVDSDDWIEINAVEKMLHLALETKADIVQSNFYYAYENRNMVDYRFLQKERSPTVLSNEEAVRELVSNKKVKNFAWGKMYRTTLIKNIPFQEGRLFEDVVWAYRVMENVSLLVLVSEPLYYYMQRSTSITADYTPRNLDFIKGLTERHEMMKVNYPGLADASNRELLRASLLHYHLLFFHRKKDEKGYHRKELRRFIDERFSSFEQAASDEPHLYRQLKFFHYHPFLNLCFLGLRKGFRKLKLIPSPEGLQPAEPGKG is encoded by the coding sequence ATGAATGAACCGGTAACTGTCAGTATTGTTGTTCCGGTCTATAAGGTGGAAGCGTATATTCGAAGATGTCTGGACAGTTTGAGTAATCAAACATACCCTCATCTTCAAATTATAGTTGTCAATGACGGTTCACCAGATCAAAGTGGGGAAATTGCAGAAGAGTATGCACGACTTGATTCCCGGATTGAAGTGGTGCATCAACTCAATCAAGGGCTCTCAGGGGCCAGAAACACAGGCATTCAATATGCACATGGCTTTTACAGCATGTATGTAGACAGTGATGACTGGATTGAAATTAATGCTGTCGAAAAAATGTTACATTTAGCTCTCGAAACGAAGGCGGATATCGTTCAATCAAACTTCTATTACGCATATGAAAACAGAAATATGGTTGATTATCGTTTTTTGCAAAAAGAACGGTCCCCAACAGTGCTGTCCAATGAAGAGGCGGTACGTGAGCTTGTTTCAAATAAAAAAGTTAAAAACTTTGCGTGGGGGAAAATGTATCGGACAACGCTTATCAAAAACATCCCTTTTCAAGAAGGACGATTATTTGAAGATGTTGTCTGGGCATATCGCGTTATGGAGAATGTATCACTTCTTGTGCTGGTTTCAGAGCCTTTATATTATTACATGCAGCGCAGCACGAGTATCACTGCGGATTATACACCAAGAAATTTAGACTTTATAAAAGGGCTGACCGAAAGACATGAGATGATGAAAGTAAACTATCCGGGGCTTGCGGATGCTTCAAATCGGGAGCTGTTGAGAGCAAGTCTTTTACATTATCATCTGCTATTTTTTCATCGTAAAAAAGATGAGAAAGGCTATCATCGGAAAGAGTTGAGACGATTTATTGATGAACGCTTTTCGTCTTTTGAACAGGCAGCATCAGATGAGCCACACTTATATCGTCAACTCAAATTTTTTCATTATCATCCCTTTTTAAATCTATGTTTTCTTGGACTGAGAAAAGGGTTTCGAAAGCTCAAGCTGATCCCTTCTCCTGAAGGGCTGCAACCGGCAGAACCGGGGAAAGGGTGA
- a CDS encoding glycosyltransferase: MKKKLLFTIDSLACAGAEKSLVTLLGLLDYTIVEVDLMLFSHGHELETLVPREVTILPPLAYSKYAELPLTSMIKNTRTAREVRFLSARSAYSFKLRNQKAGNIKKARLYWQTIGKVIENLPKTYDVAIAYAQGVPTFFTADKVKAAKKIAWVNVSYKLEGQDHVFQRQYYEKMDQIVAVSESSKEIFLQNYPEFEGKMRLIYDINHPEFISKMAENGVAYDDQFDGLRILTIGRLAKQKGYDIAIEACRKLKQSGLKFRWYALGKGPLEADIKNMIKVNELEEHFILLGVHANPYPYIKEADLYVQTSRFEGFGLAIAEARMLNIPVVTTEFDAVYDQMIHGENGLVVEMSGEAVANGILKLAANPELRNEIVKNLWNEKKGNIEEIEKIYELIS; this comes from the coding sequence ATGAAAAAGAAATTGTTATTTACTATTGATTCTCTTGCATGTGCAGGAGCCGAAAAAAGTCTCGTGACTCTGTTGGGATTACTGGACTATACAATAGTGGAAGTGGACCTAATGCTGTTCTCCCATGGGCATGAACTTGAGACGCTGGTACCAAGAGAAGTGACGATCCTTCCGCCGCTGGCTTATTCGAAATATGCGGAGTTGCCATTAACATCTATGATTAAAAATACGAGAACTGCTAGAGAAGTGCGGTTTTTAAGTGCCAGATCCGCTTATTCTTTCAAGTTGAGAAATCAGAAGGCGGGAAATATAAAAAAAGCGAGGCTCTATTGGCAAACTATTGGTAAGGTGATTGAAAATCTTCCGAAAACCTATGATGTGGCGATTGCTTATGCGCAAGGTGTGCCAACGTTTTTTACAGCTGATAAAGTCAAGGCAGCAAAAAAAATCGCATGGGTGAATGTCAGCTATAAGCTGGAAGGTCAAGACCATGTATTTCAACGTCAGTACTATGAAAAAATGGATCAAATCGTTGCCGTTTCAGAATCATCTAAAGAAATCTTTCTACAAAACTATCCTGAGTTTGAAGGCAAAATGAGATTGATTTATGATATCAATCACCCTGAATTCATTTCTAAAATGGCTGAGAACGGTGTTGCCTATGATGATCAGTTCGACGGACTTCGTATCCTGACGATTGGCAGGCTTGCTAAACAAAAAGGTTATGATATTGCCATCGAAGCCTGCAGAAAACTAAAGCAATCAGGATTGAAATTCCGCTGGTATGCACTTGGCAAGGGACCGCTTGAAGCTGATATTAAAAACATGATTAAAGTGAATGAATTAGAGGAGCATTTTATTTTATTGGGCGTACATGCTAATCCTTATCCATATATTAAAGAGGCTGATCTGTATGTTCAAACTTCAAGATTTGAGGGGTTTGGATTAGCCATTGCTGAAGCCAGAATGCTCAATATACCAGTTGTTACAACAGAATTTGATGCGGTATACGATCAAATGATACATGGAGAAAATGGACTTGTAGTCGAGATGAGTGGAGAAGCTGTTGCAAATGGAATTTTAAAGCTGGCTGCCAACCCGGAATTGAGAAATGAAATCGTAAAAAATCTTTGGAATGAAAAAAAAGGAAATATAGAAGAAATAGAGAAAATATATGAACTAATCAGTTAA
- a CDS encoding glycosyltransferase family 1 protein has translation MAIKRILHVTGMMNRAGTETMLMNLYRKIDKTQWQFDFIFYSQEEADYEKEILSMGGRVFRINHASSIKEHVQIYKTYGPFEAIHAHTLFHCGIAITAARMAGISIRISHAHTTSDSERSFIKKTYIRTMRKAIVSQSTHLMACSKGAADYLFGSKTPFLFLPNTIPFHEFLPNEAVRQEVRKEFGLESFFVIGHAGRFIPAKNQRFLIELMREIHKVKPDARLLLIGDGDTRKEMEEFARSEGVEALILFAGLRMDMERVFQAMDVFVLPSLYEGLGLVLLEAQAAGLTCVVSEAIQPEADLGMKKVHPVALHAPKIKWVHKIIQSNRMTEANAASINQSFQKRHYTEEHAMQMLLDVYQEGKEDSHEKAINRYV, from the coding sequence ATGGCGATAAAAAGGATCTTGCATGTGACGGGTATGATGAATCGGGCTGGCACAGAGACCATGCTGATGAACCTCTATAGAAAAATAGACAAAACACAATGGCAGTTTGACTTTATTTTCTATAGTCAAGAAGAAGCGGATTACGAAAAAGAGATCCTGTCTATGGGAGGGAGAGTATTTCGCATCAATCATGCTTCTTCCATCAAAGAACATGTCCAGATTTATAAAACATATGGTCCATTTGAAGCGATCCATGCCCATACATTGTTTCATTGTGGCATTGCGATCACAGCAGCTCGTATGGCTGGAATTTCGATTCGCATCTCCCATGCTCACACGACTTCGGATAGTGAACGTTCTTTTATTAAAAAGACTTATATTAGAACCATGAGAAAAGCGATTGTTTCTCAATCCACTCATCTTATGGCTTGCAGTAAAGGTGCTGCGGACTATTTATTTGGTTCGAAAACACCTTTTTTATTTTTGCCTAATACAATCCCCTTTCATGAATTTCTTCCGAATGAAGCAGTAAGACAAGAGGTCAGGAAGGAGTTTGGATTAGAATCATTTTTCGTAATTGGTCATGCAGGCAGATTTATTCCTGCTAAAAACCAGCGTTTCTTAATTGAACTAATGAGAGAGATACACAAAGTAAAGCCTGACGCCCGACTATTATTAATAGGAGACGGAGATACAAGAAAGGAAATGGAAGAGTTTGCGCGTTCTGAAGGAGTCGAAGCACTGATTCTTTTTGCAGGACTGCGTATGGATATGGAAAGAGTATTTCAGGCAATGGACGTATTTGTTCTGCCATCCTTATATGAAGGATTAGGGCTCGTGCTCCTTGAAGCTCAGGCAGCAGGACTTACCTGTGTCGTATCTGAAGCCATCCAGCCTGAAGCTGATCTTGGTATGAAGAAAGTTCACCCTGTTGCGCTGCATGCACCAAAAATAAAATGGGTCCACAAGATTATTCAGAGTAACAGAATGACAGAAGCGAATGCTGCATCCATTAATCAGTCATTTCAAAAAAGGCACTATACAGAAGAGCATGCGATGCAAATGCTACTGGACGTATATCAGGAAGGAAAGGAGGATTCTCATGAAAAAGCTATTAATCGCTACGTATGA
- a CDS encoding CDP-glycerol glycerophosphotransferase family protein: MKMKDVLVRLLLICFRVFPVKHNRIFFISYYGQQYGCNPKYISEFIRKKDKEGRFELIWGFTRSMNEVPVHPKIKKVKLFSLSAIYAIATSKIIITNYRMPTYFVKRENQYYIQTWHSSLRLKQVEQDAEEFLPAGYLKMARRDSNHTDLILSGSQFSSETIKRAFWYEGEIFEHGMPRNDLLLSRQNTKKKETMLRLGLSEGQKVVLYAPTFRKELSPEIYALDFLRLKYALKKRYSGEWVVLARLHPHLLPFSSSILGEYQVKDVTAYPDIQELLNISDFLITDYSSLMFDYMVTKKPCFLFVPDAEQYQLKERSLYFKLDQLPFPAAGDMRHLLIQIDQFDDQLYQKKIKDFTTSIGSFDEGIANEKLYERIEKICFESKRRELDEAV; encoded by the coding sequence ATGAAGATGAAAGATGTTTTAGTCAGGCTGCTTTTGATTTGTTTCAGAGTATTTCCTGTAAAGCATAACCGTATTTTTTTCATCAGCTATTATGGCCAGCAATATGGCTGTAATCCTAAATATATCAGTGAATTTATCAGAAAAAAAGATAAAGAAGGTCGATTTGAATTGATCTGGGGGTTCACCAGATCCATGAACGAAGTGCCAGTTCATCCGAAAATAAAAAAAGTTAAGCTTTTCTCTTTAAGTGCAATTTATGCGATCGCAACATCAAAAATCATTATTACAAATTATCGAATGCCGACTTACTTTGTAAAAAGAGAAAACCAGTATTATATTCAAACGTGGCATAGCTCGTTGAGATTGAAACAGGTTGAACAGGATGCTGAAGAATTCCTTCCTGCAGGTTATTTGAAAATGGCAAGAAGAGATTCCAATCATACGGACCTTATATTATCAGGCAGTCAATTCAGTTCAGAAACGATCAAGAGAGCATTCTGGTATGAAGGAGAAATTTTTGAACATGGAATGCCCAGAAACGACTTATTATTAAGCAGACAAAATACAAAGAAAAAAGAAACAATGCTTCGCCTCGGGCTGTCAGAAGGACAAAAGGTCGTGTTATATGCACCTACTTTTAGAAAGGAACTGTCACCTGAAATTTATGCGCTGGATTTTCTCAGATTAAAATATGCACTGAAGAAACGTTATTCGGGTGAATGGGTTGTTTTAGCAAGATTGCATCCACATTTACTGCCGTTTTCCTCTTCTATTTTAGGAGAGTACCAGGTGAAAGACGTAACAGCCTATCCAGATATTCAAGAACTCTTAAATATTTCCGACTTTTTAATCACGGATTATTCTTCTCTCATGTTCGATTACATGGTGACGAAGAAACCGTGTTTTTTATTTGTACCGGATGCTGAACAATATCAACTTAAAGAAAGATCACTCTACTTCAAACTGGACCAGCTTCCTTTCCCGGCAGCTGGAGATATGCGGCACCTGCTAATACAGATTGATCAATTCGATGATCAACTGTATCAGAAAAAGATCAAAGATTTTACCACAAGCATTGGTTCATTTGATGAAGGGATTGCCAATGAAAAGTTGTATGAGCGGATTGAAAAGATCTGTTTTGAATCGAAGAGGAGGGAATTGGATGAAGCAGTATAA
- a CDS encoding helix-turn-helix domain-containing protein — protein MIGENIYKIRREKGMTLSELAERSGVSKSYLSNIERNLKQNPSIQVIEKIAKVLEVDVKRLLNMPSSSKENKEWTEFIQELKDHGVDKNQLKEYRMILEYIKWKNEQRNGTES, from the coding sequence ATGATAGGAGAAAACATTTACAAAATCAGACGGGAAAAAGGCATGACATTATCAGAGCTTGCAGAACGGTCAGGGGTATCCAAATCTTATCTAAGCAACATTGAACGTAATCTTAAACAAAACCCATCCATTCAAGTCATTGAAAAAATTGCCAAAGTACTTGAGGTTGATGTGAAAAGACTGCTAAATATGCCGTCTTCCTCAAAAGAAAACAAAGAATGGACAGAGTTCATTCAGGAGCTGAAGGATCACGGTGTTGATAAGAATCAGCTTAAAGAATACCGGATGATTTTGGAATACATTAAATGGAAAAATGAACAGCGCAATGGTACGGAATCTTAA
- a CDS encoding acetyltransferase, with product MKLIIIGDGGHGKVVKEAAEAEGWTIHAVLDDQYQVPFLQEQISFAPIRMLKHYLQNDVKVVVAIGDNRIRRQLTEQFQLAEDQYAVIKHPSAEISTTASIGAGTVILAKVIVNQGTDIGHHVILNSGSIVEHDNKISSFVHMSPHAVTTGNVMVGEGTHMGASSVVIPGVKIRNWCTVGAGAVVIHSVESNQTVVGNPARVLHPFRKIQ from the coding sequence GTGAAACTGATCATTATAGGAGACGGAGGACATGGAAAAGTCGTCAAAGAAGCAGCAGAAGCAGAGGGGTGGACAATTCATGCTGTTCTTGATGATCAATACCAAGTCCCTTTTCTTCAGGAACAAATCAGCTTCGCTCCTATCCGGATGCTGAAACACTATTTACAGAATGATGTGAAGGTGGTTGTGGCAATAGGTGATAATCGGATCCGAAGACAACTGACAGAACAGTTTCAGTTAGCTGAAGATCAATATGCAGTGATCAAACATCCCTCTGCTGAAATTAGTACGACGGCCAGCATCGGTGCCGGAACGGTGATTTTAGCAAAAGTAATTGTGAATCAGGGGACGGATATTGGCCATCATGTCATATTAAATTCCGGATCAATCGTCGAACATGATAATAAAATCAGTTCATTTGTTCATATGTCGCCTCATGCTGTAACAACGGGTAACGTCATGGTTGGAGAAGGGACGCATATGGGAGCATCTTCAGTAGTCATACCGGGAGTTAAAATTAGAAACTGGTGTACCGTTGGAGCAGGAGCGGTGGTTATTCATTCTGTTGAATCAAATCAGACAGTGGTGGGAAATCCGGCAAGGGTACTACATCCTTTCAGAAAAATCCAATAA
- a CDS encoding glycosyltransferase, protein MKKLLIATYDLEIGGVERSLISLLEKLDYTKFEVDLMLYSHKGEFLSMLPDTIRLLDENPLYKTFRMSVRETAEKGHVALAVARGFARLRALLKPGEEKGVRQMQYMWRYASPFLPDLQGEYDLAISYLWPHHFVAKKVKARHKIAWIHTDFSSIPTDEKEDLRIWSTYQTIAAISESCAEAFIAKYPSLTKSVMLIENITSPEMVKSLAATGSADIMVSDPSFKLITVARLSHAKGIDRAVEVLHQIHQNGYKNISWYVVGYGGDEGLVRSLIEKYKLQQSFHLLGKQLNPYPFIQAGDLYVQPSRYEGKAVTVGEAQILGKPVLITNYPTAESQVSNHIDGWICPQSIEGMTEAVLHLYHNPDIRKSLIRNCLQTDYGNSHELNKLYQLV, encoded by the coding sequence ATGAAAAAGCTATTAATCGCTACGTATGATTTGGAAATAGGCGGAGTGGAAAGAAGCTTAATCAGCTTACTGGAAAAGCTCGATTATACAAAATTCGAAGTGGACCTGATGCTTTACAGTCATAAGGGAGAATTTCTCAGTATGCTTCCAGATACGATCAGGTTACTTGATGAAAACCCACTATATAAAACTTTTCGTATGTCTGTCAGGGAAACAGCTGAAAAAGGCCACGTTGCTCTTGCTGTGGCCAGGGGTTTTGCCCGTCTGAGGGCGCTTCTGAAGCCGGGAGAAGAGAAAGGCGTCCGTCAAATGCAATATATGTGGCGATATGCTTCTCCTTTTCTCCCGGATTTACAAGGTGAATATGACCTTGCGATCAGCTATTTATGGCCTCATCATTTTGTAGCAAAAAAAGTAAAAGCCAGACATAAAATAGCCTGGATTCATACTGACTTCTCATCTATTCCAACTGATGAAAAAGAAGATCTCCGAATTTGGAGCACCTATCAAACGATCGCTGCCATTTCAGAAAGCTGTGCTGAAGCATTTATAGCTAAGTATCCTTCACTCACAAAGTCTGTCATGCTGATTGAAAATATCACATCACCGGAAATGGTTAAGTCACTGGCAGCAACTGGCTCTGCGGACATAATGGTGTCAGATCCATCGTTCAAGCTGATAACAGTGGCAAGACTGTCACATGCTAAAGGGATTGATCGTGCGGTAGAAGTACTTCATCAGATTCATCAAAATGGCTACAAAAACATCTCCTGGTATGTAGTCGGTTACGGGGGAGATGAGGGATTAGTCAGGTCGCTCATTGAAAAATACAAACTGCAACAGTCCTTTCATCTGCTCGGCAAGCAGCTGAATCCCTATCCGTTTATACAGGCGGGAGACTTATACGTTCAGCCTTCCAGATATGAGGGGAAAGCGGTCACAGTAGGAGAAGCTCAAATTCTTGGCAAGCCTGTTTTGATTACAAATTATCCAACAGCAGAAAGTCAGGTAAGTAATCACATAGATGGCTGGATTTGTCCACAGTCAATTGAAGGAATGACAGAGGCTGTATTACATCTGTATCACAATCCGGACATCCGGAAGTCTCTTATTCGTAACTGTCTGCAAACAGATTACGGAAACAGTCATGAACTTAATAAACTCTACCAACTTGTATAG
- the galE gene encoding UDP-glucose 4-epimerase GalE, with protein MAVLVTGGAGYIGSHTCVELLEKDYEIVVIDNFSNSQPESLKRVSEITGKIFPVIEVDLRNREDVEDIFKQFNIQAVIHFAALKAVGESVTKSLLYYQNNLISLLNILDVMDQYSVQQIVFSSSATVYGDNGRSPLKEETHTGAVNPYGQTKLMAEKILEDLSASNREWKSVILRYFNPVGAHESGKIGEDPGGVPNNLMPYLSQVAVGQRTHLSVFGCDYPTKDGTGVRDYIHIMDLAAGHVKALQFLENNEGCHTFNLGTGKGYSVLEMIHVFQQVTGIPIPYQIVDRRAGDIAECFANPKKAEKHLEWKAVRTLSDMCRDTWRWQSSNPFGYHPQSKMKTKKASGA; from the coding sequence ATGGCTGTTTTAGTAACAGGGGGAGCTGGATATATTGGCAGTCATACGTGTGTAGAGCTCTTGGAAAAAGATTATGAAATTGTCGTCATTGATAATTTCTCTAATAGTCAGCCTGAATCTTTGAAAAGAGTTTCAGAGATAACGGGTAAAATTTTTCCTGTCATTGAAGTGGATCTGAGAAATCGGGAAGATGTTGAAGATATTTTCAAGCAATTTAACATACAAGCGGTCATTCATTTTGCCGCTCTTAAAGCAGTAGGAGAATCAGTGACAAAATCCCTGCTTTACTATCAGAATAATCTTATTTCTCTTCTGAATATATTAGATGTTATGGATCAGTACAGTGTTCAGCAAATTGTATTCAGTTCCTCAGCAACTGTTTATGGAGATAACGGACGCTCTCCCTTAAAAGAGGAGACACACACCGGAGCAGTAAATCCTTATGGGCAGACAAAGTTGATGGCGGAAAAAATACTTGAAGATCTCTCGGCGTCAAACCGTGAGTGGAAATCGGTTATCCTTCGCTATTTTAACCCTGTGGGAGCACACGAAAGTGGAAAAATTGGAGAAGATCCAGGTGGAGTGCCAAATAATCTGATGCCTTATTTATCTCAGGTAGCAGTTGGTCAACGTACTCACTTATCCGTTTTTGGTTGTGATTACCCTACAAAAGACGGAACGGGAGTCAGAGATTACATTCATATTATGGATCTGGCAGCGGGACATGTAAAAGCACTTCAATTTTTAGAAAATAATGAAGGCTGTCACACATTTAACCTTGGCACAGGAAAAGGGTACAGCGTACTTGAGATGATACATGTTTTCCAGCAGGTGACCGGAATTCCTATCCCATATCAGATCGTCGACAGGCGCGCGGGAGATATTGCTGAATGCTTTGCTAATCCGAAGAAAGCTGAGAAGCATCTTGAATGGAAGGCAGTGCGTACGCTGAGCGATATGTGTAGAGATACCTGGAGATGGCAGAGCAGCAATCCTTTTGGCTATCATCCTCAAAGTAAAATGAAAACAAAAAAAGCATCAGGAGCTTAA
- a CDS encoding sugar transferase, with the protein MKRSIDLVIAVAAFIILFPFFIILWAAIVVKLGAPAFFIQERAGLHGTPFMLYKFRTMTSEKDDEGNLLPDEERMTRFGHMLRSLSLDELPQLINIIKGDMSLIGPRPLLSEYLPFYTKEQMKRHQVRPGMTGWAQVNGRNQLSWEQKFELDVWYVKHRNLLIDLKIIWLTVLRVAGRDGICQEGYATVEKFTRAGNEVAK; encoded by the coding sequence ATGAAGAGGTCAATTGATCTTGTGATTGCTGTAGCTGCCTTCATCATTTTATTTCCGTTCTTTATCATCCTATGGGCGGCTATTGTTGTAAAACTTGGCGCGCCTGCTTTCTTTATTCAGGAAAGAGCAGGGTTACACGGGACACCCTTTATGCTTTATAAATTCAGAACGATGACATCTGAAAAAGATGATGAAGGCAATTTACTGCCTGATGAAGAAAGAATGACCCGGTTTGGACATATGCTGAGAAGTCTGAGCCTGGATGAACTTCCTCAACTGATTAATATCATTAAAGGAGATATGAGTCTCATTGGGCCTCGCCCTTTATTAAGTGAATATCTTCCTTTCTACACAAAAGAACAAATGAAACGTCATCAGGTCAGGCCGGGTATGACTGGCTGGGCGCAGGTAAATGGACGGAATCAGCTGTCCTGGGAACAAAAATTCGAATTAGATGTCTGGTACGTCAAACACCGAAACCTCCTGATTGATTTGAAAATCATTTGGCTTACGGTACTGAGAGTGGCAGGAAGAGATGGTATCTGTCAGGAAGGATATGCCACGGTAGAGAAATTTACGAGAGCGGGAAACGAGGTGGCAAAGTGA
- a CDS encoding DegT/DnrJ/EryC1/StrS family aminotransferase: MTGKEETYIEEAFRTNWIAPNGPNVDAFEKEAARLLGVQAALAVQSGTAAIHLALELLGVGKEDTVFCSSLTFVASANPILYQGATPVFIDSEPDTWNMSPIALERALKEADQQYKLPKAIIVVHLYGQPARVREIKRLADQYGVPLVEDAAESLGSLYHYKPSGTHGAFGIYSFNGNKIITTSGGGMIVSDDEKAIEKARFYATQAKDPAPYYQHSLKGYNYRMSNILAGVGRAQLEVLELRVAARRKVFEKYEQELSQVEGFDMMPELTGTRSNRWLTALTIDDSKTGVSAQNLINILEKENIEARRVWKPLHLQPLFKDAQYYPHFEDQDVSTELFNQGICLPSGSGLTTEEQHRVLNTIRRALPSLVMNKRVL, encoded by the coding sequence ATGACTGGTAAAGAGGAAACTTATATTGAAGAAGCTTTTCGGACAAATTGGATTGCACCTAACGGCCCTAATGTTGACGCATTTGAAAAAGAAGCAGCCAGGTTGCTCGGTGTCCAGGCAGCATTAGCTGTTCAGTCAGGGACGGCTGCTATTCATTTGGCACTGGAATTGCTCGGCGTCGGAAAGGAGGATACTGTTTTTTGTTCCTCACTCACCTTCGTAGCGAGTGCTAATCCAATTCTTTACCAGGGGGCCACACCGGTTTTCATTGATTCTGAACCTGATACTTGGAATATGTCACCTATTGCTTTGGAAAGAGCATTAAAAGAAGCGGACCAACAGTATAAACTTCCAAAAGCGATTATTGTGGTTCATCTTTATGGGCAGCCTGCAAGAGTTAGAGAAATTAAGCGGCTGGCAGATCAATACGGTGTACCGCTAGTAGAGGACGCTGCTGAGTCACTCGGTTCACTGTATCATTATAAGCCAAGTGGAACTCACGGAGCTTTTGGCATTTACTCCTTCAACGGTAATAAAATTATTACAACCTCAGGAGGGGGCATGATTGTATCTGATGATGAGAAAGCCATAGAAAAAGCTCGCTTTTATGCAACCCAGGCGAAAGACCCAGCACCTTATTATCAGCATTCTTTGAAGGGATACAATTACCGGATGAGCAATATTTTAGCCGGGGTTGGCAGAGCTCAGCTGGAAGTACTCGAATTAAGAGTCGCAGCAAGAAGAAAAGTGTTTGAAAAATATGAACAGGAGCTTTCACAGGTTGAAGGGTTTGACATGATGCCTGAGTTAACAGGAACCCGTTCGAATCGCTGGCTGACAGCTTTAACCATAGACGATTCAAAAACTGGAGTGTCTGCTCAAAACTTAATTAACATCCTTGAGAAAGAGAATATTGAAGCCAGAAGAGTATGGAAGCCGTTGCATTTACAGCCATTATTTAAAGATGCACAATACTATCCGCATTTTGAAGATCAGGATGTTTCAACTGAACTCTTTAATCAGGGGATCTGTCTCCCATCCGGTTCGGGTTTAACAACTGAGGAACAGCACAGAGTATTAAATACAATCAGACGTGCATTACCTTCATTGGTAATGAATAAAAGAGTCCTGTAA
- a CDS encoding adenylyltransferase/cytidyltransferase family protein: MKQYKIGYTTGVFDLFHVGHLNILRQAKEQCDHLIVGVSTDELVQQYKNKTPVITHEDRMAIVQSIKYVDEVVPQVTRDKLAAWHELGFDVMFVGDDWKGNSLFLKTEMQFREFGVQVVYFPYTPHVSSTIVKKKIEIL; the protein is encoded by the coding sequence ATGAAGCAGTATAAGATTGGATATACAACGGGTGTATTTGACTTGTTTCATGTAGGGCATTTGAACATCTTACGGCAAGCAAAGGAACAATGTGATCACCTGATTGTTGGCGTCAGTACAGACGAACTCGTGCAGCAATATAAAAACAAAACGCCTGTGATTACACATGAGGATCGTATGGCGATTGTCCAGAGTATTAAGTATGTGGATGAAGTAGTTCCACAAGTGACACGTGATAAATTAGCAGCGTGGCATGAACTGGGTTTTGATGTCATGTTTGTCGGAGATGATTGGAAAGGAAATAGTTTATTCCTGAAAACGGAGATGCAGTTTCGTGAGTTCGGTGTTCAGGTTGTATATTTTCCATACACGCCACATGTTTCTTCGACGATTGTGAAAAAGAAAATAGAAATTTTGTGA